A stretch of DNA from Triticum dicoccoides isolate Atlit2015 ecotype Zavitan chromosome 2A, WEW_v2.0, whole genome shotgun sequence:
GCATGGATGGCAACTACACACCCTTTAGCATAAGTGCCTTTTTTATATATGAGGTGTCAGGTTTCTTATGGCATTGGCACAAGTGCATTTTTGTTGTATAGAAATGACTTTTTCTCATTTCTCTTTGTCTTTTTGTTACCTTTTTGACAGTGCCTTATCAATGTGTAGAAAGGGTCTTTTCTCACTTTTCTCAGTCTTTTTGCTTGTCTTTTTGGCATAATTTCCTGTTTGTTTGCCTGGCTGGTCCAAAGTCACGATATTTTTGTCATAGAGTTAATTTTCATAGTCCAAAATAACTAGAGATAAAAATTGGGGTTGTGCGTAGCTACCACCATGGGTAGCAAATTATTTCCGTAACATCAATATTTGAGAAGATACATGGATCCCAAATTGTGCCACTAGGAACAACTCCTAGGATGGACAATTGTTATCAAGAGTGGTTGATCTGATTGACCCTGTTTCCAATAATTGGGATGAGGACCTGATTAGACAAACTATGTAGCCCATTGACGTTGAACgggttctttcaatcccactttcgcaACATAACATGTCAGATTTCATTGCTTGGAGTTATACAAAAATGGTATGGTCTCTGTACGGTCTGCTTATTCCGTGGAGTGGAATGATCAGTATGGGAGTAAACTATAACACTCCAACGGGACGGGGTGAACCACACCTAACCCTATTTGGTGCCAGATATGGAAGTTATCCTGTCCGGCAAAAGTCAAAAAATTTATATGGCATACGTTACATGGCACTCTCCCATACCGGGCAACACTTGCTAATAGGCACATGAAGACCTCGCCCCTTTgtcctactccctctgttccaaaatagatgacccaactttgtactaaaattagtacaaagttgagtcatctattttggaacggagagagtacttgctATCAGGGTGTAGAAGACACGAAGCACATGTTTTTTCTATGTACTAAAGCAAAGGAGGTTTGGAAGAGGCTAGGGATAGATGAGATTATTGATAGAGCTTGTGAGGTTGATCGTGCTGGATAGGCGATACTGGAATACCTTTTAGTTCTCCCAAATCAAGATTTGCGTATTATGGGGTACCAAAATGTACGAGAAAttatagctatttcagcttggtatcTATGGTGGGAGAGACGAAAATTAATGCACAAGGAAACAATTGAGAATGCAACTCAGATATGAATGAGGATCATAGCCCTCACATACAATTTTGTAAATGCATCATCTTCAAAGGCGTCCATGAAAAAGGAGGGTTGGCATTGTCCCCCTAGGGGTTTCGTGAAACTCAATGTTGACGCCTCTTTTGATCAGGACATACTGAAGGGTACGATGGGGGCGGTTTTGCGAGACGACAAAGGTAGGTTTATTGCAGGAGGAAATGAAAAGATTGACCATTGCGCGGATGTTCTGATGGCAGAAGCTTTAGCCCTCAAATTTGGGCTAACACTAGTGCAAAGGGCGGGGTGCAATCGCCTAATCTTCAACTCAGATAATCTAGAGGTGATTGAGACCATGCAGGACGGAGGACAGTCAACGGGTGCGGCGGCGGCAATTTTCAATGACTGTTTCCACTACGTATGTGATTTCATCATGACTAGATTCGAACATTGTAATAGAGAGGCTAATAGAATAGCACATGAACTTGCTAGATTAGCTAGATTTTCATCAACTTCGGATTGGTTCGAGGAGCCTATCAATGAAATTGTACTCATCCTCGTAAACAATGTATTGGTTATTTCTAATGAATAAAGTTTCATTTAAAAAAAAAAGACTATCCATGGATAGGCTATGGGTAGAGTTGGATAATGGATCGCATTCCTAGGACATGCTGTATTTTGTAATGACTAAATCCTGCTTCGGTGAATATCTTTTGCCAGTTGAGTTCCTCACGTTCTTTGCTCATAAACAGCATCATCATCTGCATATCCATCAAGACTTGAGCTTCAAGTACTTGCTGTGAGTGTGAGGGAGATCCAACAACAGCATCGATGATTATCACCTTCCCTGCTTTCGCTCCTTGGGCAACGGCCTCTTTACATTTTGTCAGGATCTTCACACAATCCTGGTCGCTCCAGTTGTGTAGCACACACTGTCAATCCAACAAGTCAAAAACTATCAATAAGATAGCACTACTCTAACCatgtgacacatgtggtaagcaatctaAACTATTCAAAAAAAAAGCACTACTCCACCCGTTTATTCTTTTCTTTTTGTCGGATCCACTCGTTTATATTCTTGTTAAGCGCTCACATAACATAATCTGCCAATTCATGTCGTGCCTTTCATTCTTTGAGGAATTAGTTTTGTGAGGAATTGGTATAAATGCGAACGGGAAGTAGAGTGTGTCTTTCTTACTgtaaataaatctgaaaataaataaattatacGTAGTACCTTAAGCAAAACTGCATCAGCTGGTGGAACGTATTCCATCATGTCGCCGGCAGCAAACTCAACTGACTCATGCGTTGAGACGAGGCCTTGTATAACATGCGGGAGGTCCAACACTGAGCACCTGACATGCGGGAAGGCCTTGGCGATGGCCGCCGCCATGGTGCCGTTCCCGCCGCCGACGTCGACCAGCGACGTTACGCCCGTGAACACCTCGCCGCACTCGCGGACGACGAGCTCCGCCATGTAGCGGCTGTCGGACCCCATCGCCTCGTTCACCAGCGCGTTGAACTCCATGTCATGGCCGGTGGTGGCGTAGGGGCTCTCGCCGTGCGCCATCGCGAACGCCGGCTCGCCCTCGCCGTCCCTCTGGAACCACTGGGGCAGCCGGAGAGAGGCCTCCAGGAACAGCGGCGAGGTGCCCATGAGCACGCACGGGGacacgccgccgccgacgagaaggcGGGACACCGGGTTGAGGCCGTACCGGACGCTCGGCGCGGTGGCggcgccctcgccctcgccggcggCGGGAACATCCACGGCCGTGAAGATTCCTTCCACGGCTAGCATCTTCATGAGCCGGGACAGGTATGGCCGTTTGCTGCAGGGGAGGGCGAGGGCGGAGGACAGTTCCGGCAACGAGGCCGCGCCGCCGCAGCGGTGGAGAGCGTCGGGGATCCCAAGCTTCACCGCGCTGTGCAGCGCCATGGACTTGAGGTAGCCTAGGGAGTGGCGCACCAGCTCTGACTCAGCTTGCAGAAGCTCCGCGCTTGAGGTGGTGGCCATTTTGGCTCTGCTCTCTTCTGCCATTACCTACTCCGCTAGTGTTATCATCTTACTTTGAGTTTGAGTAATGGTGAAAACTAACAGATCCGAACGATTCGCTAGGGGCACGATCCATCTTCCCCCGAGTTTACCGAGTCGTCCGACCCTCCCGTGGATCGCTGATCGCTGGAGCCGAGGAAGAAAAATAAAGCCCCCGATGATGGGGATCGAACTGAGGCCTACGGACCAAGTCAGAGATCATCAACAAAGGAGtccatgatcttcatcgagcttctTATGTTTCTTCTAGTGGAATGGCGATTAACCAAATTCCTACTGGCATGTGTGCCAAAAGGGAGGCAGTTCCACTCTCAGTTCGAAGGCCATGGTGTGCATAAGCTGTGACTACGGCGATTTCGCCATCCCAATTGGTGCGGACCCAACAACGAGGTTCAACCTggagattgtgttctttctctttgGGTCCAGCTGAAAAATGCACTGCCCCACGGCTTTGTCGATGCAGTACTGGGTTCTTCGTGCCGCTTCTTGtgtaaaaaaaaaaaaaaaaactccaaCTCCTTTGGCAACAGAGATGACCCCAGGAAGCAATCCCAGAAAAAGGAAGGTAATCGCCACAAGTATCAAAATCCAAGTTCAAAGCAGAGAAAATTGCTGAAAACAACCACATTTTTCTTCATCATCTCATCTAAACGCAGATCACAAGCATTTTTCTTCCAAACAGATAGATCAGTCGCACAAGTACATGCACATGTTCAGTTTGGTACATCTAAAACCCAAAATCACCAACTGAACCAGCCATCACTTTTTTAAATAAATATAAATCATACAAACGATGAGCCCGCTGTATAAATTGTTTGATTACCCTCGTGAATTCACTAATTTCTCCAGCCTAGTAGTCAACTTCCCGCAAAAAGAACTAGCCTAGTCAACTGCAAATCAGTCGACGAACTAAGCGCGAGGCTGCTCAACCACCGAGTCTCTTTCCCACTGGAACAGCCCAGACTTCTCAATGTCACCAACTGACAGCACCGGGATACCTGCCGGCAAGCCAGCAGCGCTCAGGGCATTAGAAAACATGATCAACAGGCTTCGGCATGACTGCTCTACTTCCATTCGCTCTGTCGCAGTGTGCTGCAAGGTAGGATCTCTCCAAGGTTGATAATAATGCCTGATACAGAATAAAAAGAAGATTAATAAATCACCTGCTCATGGTCACAAAAAGCATATGCAAATAATAAGACTGCTACACATACCATCTCCATGCAGGATTAGATTCGGCGGGGCAATGTATCTTTGAGCAAAGCGTTTCGATTTGTCCACGGCCATCAACCAAAACTGATTCACAAAAGGTTTGAAAATAGTTAGCAAACTCATATAGCAACTTTGGAGATATAATGAAACATCTTATAGTATCATAACGCAACAGATCCAAGCGTACCTTGTTCGCTGCATCTGTCAAGAAGTAACAAGCTAAGAGCCGTCACGACTGACGGCAAAGTATCACTCTTCTTTTTCATGTGACCTTGTAGGTAAAGTATAATGGCAGCCAGCGCCTCATCCGCAACGTGACTATCCACCATTTCAACGGTTTCAGATGAATGGTTCAAGAAAGACTGAAGAGTTCCGGGACTATTTGTGCTCGTGGCAAGACCTCCCCTCTTTTCAGGAGAGATGCGGGAGATTTTGCCAAGGATTACAGAAGCCACTAACCAACGCAATATCTTTGATAGTAGACATTCGTTGTTTAGCGGCTCTTCACATGACATTTCAACTGCAGACTTTTGTTTACACAACCAGAAGATATTGGAAGTTACCCATGAAACAACCATCACAGCTCTTGACTTATCCTGTCATTGCAAAACAAAAGTAGAAAATGATTATGAAGATTTAGATACTGATCACAAACAGAAGCAATGAACACTTAGATTCAGATTCTGATCGCAATACTAAAGCAGTAATTAAGTGAATTCAGGGCACAAAAAAGTACCGTTTCAGAACTAATTGGCAGAGGACCGTTCATAAGGACGACATCAGTACCAAGTTCCATTGATAGCTTAAGTTCGATGCTTCTTGAATTGCCATCAATAGCTTGGCACAACTTAAATATGCCATTGAGGGACAAAGTAAAATGCGGTTGGTATATCTTCCTTTTCATAGACAACCTCATTGTAGATGCAATAATATTTAGAATTGAACTCAACATGGTGATATCCCCTTTCAATAATTTTCCATCTTCAACTAGCAGATACAGATATTGAGATATTTCCGACAGTTGTTCAAGTGCAGTTTCTTGGAGCCATTCCGTAATGAATCTTGATAAGATCAAAGCATCGAGTACCTGAACAAAGCACACAAAAATTAGAGACAACGAGAGCATAGCTTTCATAAAACTATTGTAAAGCATATATGTCATAGAAGATAGAACATCACAAGAAAAAATCATATAGAAAATGTTAGTTCTCAAAACCATAAGAAACCATGTGCCAAAGCTGGTCATTCACAAAGGATTGTACCCGGAGCAATTTAAGCCTGTTAAGTGTCTAGCTAGCAAAGTAATCCT
This window harbors:
- the LOC119351931 gene encoding flavonoid O-methyltransferase-like protein Os11g0303600 is translated as MAEESRAKMATTSSAELLQAESELVRHSLGYLKSMALHSAVKLGIPDALHRCGGAASLPELSSALALPCSKRPYLSRLMKMLAVEGIFTAVDVPAAGEGEGAATAPSVRYGLNPVSRLLVGGGVSPCVLMGTSPLFLEASLRLPQWFQRDGEGEPAFAMAHGESPYATTGHDMEFNALVNEAMGSDSRYMAELVVRECGEVFTGVTSLVDVGGGNGTMAAAIAKAFPHVRCSVLDLPHVIQGLVSTHESVEFAAGDMMEYVPPADAVLLKCVLHNWSDQDCVKILTKCKEAVAQGAKAGKVIIIDAVVGSPSHSQQVLEAQVLMDMQMMMLFMSKEREELNWQKIFTEAGFSHYKIQHVLGMRSIIQLYP